The sequence GAATATTGCTTCATTGCCAACTCTTTGAATTTTGAAATAAAACATCAACCAGAAATTAACTACAAAAATGATTAAAACAAATTATAAAAACCCAGACGAAAACGGATATTACGGAGAATTCGGCGGCGCATTCATCCCCGAAATGCTATATCCAAATGTGGAAGAACTACAGAAAAATTATCTTGAAATTATAGAATCCGAAGAATTTCAAAATGAATATCAGGATTTATTAAAAAACTATGTCGGACGTGCTACTCCACTCTATTTTGCGAAGAATTTAAGTGAAAAATATAAAACTAAAGTTTATTTAAAAAGAGAAGATCTTAACCACACCGGTGCGCACAAAATCAATAACGCTTTGGGACAGGTTCTATTGGCAAAACGTTTGGGTAAACATAGAATTATTGCTGAAACCGGAGCCGGACAACATGGTGTTGCAACAGCAACAGCTTGTGCCTTACTTGGACTAGAATGTATTGTTTATATGGGCGAAATCGACATTGCGAGACAGGCTCCGAATGTTGGAAGAATGAAAATGTTGGGAGCAACCGTAATTCCTGCAACTTCCGGTTCGAAAACGTTGAAAGATGCTGTTAACGAAGCGCTAAGAGATTGGATTAATAACTCAACCACAACACATTATGTCATTGGAAGTGTGGTTGGACCACATCCGTTTCCTGATTTGGTAGCGAGATTTCAATCGGTGATTTCTAAAGAAATTAAAGAACAGCTTCACGAACAAATCGGAAGAGAAAATCCTGATTACGTGATCGCCTGTGTTGGTGGCGGAAGCAATGCTGCAGGAACTTTTTATCATTTTGTAGAGGAAGAGAGCGTAAAAATTATTGCTGCAGAAGCAGGAGGTTTTGGCGTTGAATCAGGGAAATCTGCTGCGACTACTTTTTTAGGAACTTTAGGTGTTTTGCACGGAAGTAAAAGTTTAGTCATGCAGACCAATGACGGACAGGTTATCGAGCCTCACTCGATTTCAGCAGGTTTGGATTATCCGGGAATCGGACCGTTTCACGCAAATTTATTTAAAGAAAACCGTGCAGAATTTTTCAGTATTAATGATGATGAAGCGTTACAGTCTGCTTTTGATTTAACCAAATTAGAAGGAATTATTCCTGCTTTGGAAAGTGCTCATGCTTTGGCAGTTTTAAATAAGAAAAAGTTTAACGAAAATGATATTGTGGTCATTTGCTTAAGTGGCCGTGGCGACAAGGATATGGAAACCTACCTAAAAGAAATTAGAAGTTAGATACTAGAAATTAGTATTTAATGGAATCAAAATCTAACCTCTAACATCTAAAAAATGAAAA comes from Chryseobacterium sp. 3008163 and encodes:
- the trpB gene encoding tryptophan synthase subunit beta, which encodes MIKTNYKNPDENGYYGEFGGAFIPEMLYPNVEELQKNYLEIIESEEFQNEYQDLLKNYVGRATPLYFAKNLSEKYKTKVYLKREDLNHTGAHKINNALGQVLLAKRLGKHRIIAETGAGQHGVATATACALLGLECIVYMGEIDIARQAPNVGRMKMLGATVIPATSGSKTLKDAVNEALRDWINNSTTTHYVIGSVVGPHPFPDLVARFQSVISKEIKEQLHEQIGRENPDYVIACVGGGSNAAGTFYHFVEEESVKIIAAEAGGFGVESGKSAATTFLGTLGVLHGSKSLVMQTNDGQVIEPHSISAGLDYPGIGPFHANLFKENRAEFFSINDDEALQSAFDLTKLEGIIPALESAHALAVLNKKKFNENDIVVICLSGRGDKDMETYLKEIRS